In Horticoccus luteus, the following proteins share a genomic window:
- a CDS encoding Gfo/Idh/MocA family protein, with product MSASDNPVVRVGVIGAGLMGREVASAFGRWFALLDCPVRPELVAVCDVNPAALDWFRQVPSVRHFCATHHELLACEDVDVVYAAVPHHLHEQIYLDVLRAGKDLLAEKPFGIDLRAARAIREEGERLGRFVRVSSEFPFLPGAQRVMKFVQGNDLGALLSIRSRFLHSSDLDPKKPINWKRITQFCGEAGVMNDLGLHVAHVPLRLGWRPLWVYAQLQKIYESRPDGKGGTAKCDTWDNAMVHGTAQIAGQSVPLSLEMKRMAPTETNTWEIEVLGTDRGVRYSTKEPKTLWQYSRAEEQSWSKVDLGFAMPFKTITGGIFEPGFPDLLQQMWAAFLAERAGKLEGRFGCATPAEAVAHHEIWTAALLSHVEQRVVSV from the coding sequence ATGAGCGCCTCCGATAATCCTGTGGTGCGCGTGGGCGTGATTGGCGCCGGATTGATGGGACGCGAAGTCGCCAGCGCTTTTGGTCGCTGGTTCGCGTTGCTGGATTGTCCGGTGCGGCCTGAGTTGGTGGCCGTGTGCGACGTCAATCCAGCCGCGTTGGATTGGTTCCGGCAGGTGCCTTCTGTCCGGCACTTTTGCGCCACGCATCACGAGCTGTTGGCGTGCGAGGACGTCGATGTCGTCTACGCCGCGGTGCCGCATCATTTGCACGAGCAAATCTATTTGGACGTGCTGCGCGCAGGAAAGGATCTGCTGGCGGAAAAGCCGTTCGGGATCGACTTGCGGGCGGCGCGCGCGATTCGGGAGGAGGGCGAACGGCTGGGGCGGTTCGTGCGGGTTTCGTCGGAGTTTCCCTTTCTGCCCGGCGCGCAACGGGTGATGAAATTTGTTCAAGGCAACGATCTGGGAGCACTGTTATCCATTCGCAGCCGGTTCCTTCATTCCAGTGATCTTGATCCGAAGAAGCCGATCAATTGGAAGCGAATCACCCAGTTTTGCGGCGAGGCGGGAGTGATGAATGACCTGGGGTTGCACGTGGCGCATGTGCCGCTGCGGTTGGGTTGGCGGCCATTGTGGGTCTATGCACAACTGCAGAAGATATATGAATCCCGCCCGGACGGGAAAGGAGGCACCGCGAAGTGCGATACCTGGGATAACGCCATGGTCCATGGTACGGCGCAAATCGCCGGGCAATCAGTGCCGCTGTCGCTGGAGATGAAACGGATGGCGCCGACGGAAACCAATACGTGGGAAATCGAGGTGCTCGGAACCGATCGGGGCGTGCGATATTCCACCAAAGAGCCGAAGACGCTCTGGCAGTATTCCCGGGCGGAGGAGCAATCGTGGTCCAAGGTCGACTTGGGATTTGCGATGCCGTTCAAAACGATCACGGGGGGGATTTTTGAGCCGGGGTTCCCCGACCTCTTGCAGCAGATGTGGGCGGCTTTTCTCGCCGAGCGGGCGGGGAAGCTGGAGGGCCGTTTCGGTTGTGCGACGCCTGCCGAAGCGGTCGCGCATCATGAGATCTGGACGGCGGCGCTGCTGAGCCATGTGGAGCAACGCGTGGTGAGCGTGTGA
- a CDS encoding carbohydrate kinase family protein, whose amino-acid sequence MIASSNSDRRGLLAAGNFIVDHVKTIDVWPKQDALANIVGEVSANGGSPYNILINLTKLGAAFPLQAAGCVGADANGAFVREHCRSAGIAVGQLHELRDAATSYTDVMTVRSDGRRTFFHQRGANARFGREHVDFTVTRARHFHLGYMLLLDALDALDDAGKPGHADLLARARAAGLTTSVDCVSEESDRFASILLGTLPEVDLLFANDFEAEKLTGLRLGRGEEVEPEQFRRAAAELLRLGVRQVVVIHAPEGVCAVTKSGEARWQPSVALPGRMIAGAAGAGDALAAGVLYGWHEGWPLERALELGTCAAAASLTHASCSEGVRTVEESLRFGRELGFRGAGQRWSTGN is encoded by the coding sequence ATGATTGCTTCTTCCAACTCCGACCGGCGCGGCCTATTGGCGGCGGGAAACTTTATAGTTGATCACGTCAAAACCATCGACGTGTGGCCGAAGCAGGACGCGCTCGCAAATATTGTGGGCGAAGTTTCGGCGAACGGCGGGTCGCCGTATAATATTCTCATCAATCTGACGAAACTCGGTGCGGCGTTTCCGCTGCAAGCGGCCGGTTGCGTGGGCGCGGATGCCAACGGCGCCTTCGTGCGCGAGCATTGCCGGAGCGCCGGGATCGCGGTCGGGCAACTGCACGAATTGCGCGATGCGGCCACGAGTTATACCGATGTGATGACGGTGCGCTCCGACGGGCGGCGGACGTTTTTCCATCAACGCGGCGCCAATGCGCGTTTTGGACGAGAACATGTGGATTTCACGGTGACGCGGGCCAGGCACTTCCATTTGGGCTATATGCTTTTGCTCGATGCCTTGGATGCGTTGGATGACGCCGGTAAGCCCGGTCACGCCGATCTTCTCGCCCGGGCGCGCGCGGCGGGACTGACGACGTCGGTGGACTGCGTGAGCGAGGAGAGCGACCGATTCGCATCCATCCTTTTGGGCACGTTGCCCGAGGTGGACCTGTTGTTCGCCAACGATTTTGAGGCGGAAAAACTCACGGGGTTGAGGCTCGGCCGCGGTGAAGAAGTGGAGCCGGAGCAGTTTCGGCGCGCGGCGGCAGAACTGCTGCGGCTGGGCGTGCGTCAGGTGGTGGTGATTCACGCGCCAGAGGGCGTGTGTGCCGTCACGAAGAGTGGTGAAGCGCGGTGGCAGCCGAGTGTGGCTTTGCCGGGGCGGATGATTGCCGGGGCCGCCGGCGCGGGTGATGCATTGGCGGCGGGTGTCCTGTATGGGTGGCACGAAGGCTGGCCGCTGGAACGTGCCCTTGAACTGGGCACCTGCGCGGCCGCTGCGTCGTTAACGCACGCCTCGTGCAGCGAAGGGGTGCGGACGGTGGAAGAAAGTCTGCGCTTCGGCCGGGAGCTGGGTTTCCGCGGCGCCGGCCAGCGGTGGTCAACGGGGAATTGA
- a CDS encoding efflux RND transporter permease subunit has product MQAHRRAVLFLLAILILAGAGATWTLPVSLFPQVDFPRIVVSLDAGDRPVERMTTEVTIPIENAVRSVPGLRSIRSASTRGSAEVSINFDWGADMISALLQVESAVNRTLSSLPPGTTFEARRMDPTVFPSIAYSLTSSRRSLVALRDIAYYQLRPLLSAVDGVAQVAVLGGAEAEYRVTIDPAQLEAHGLTVGDVARALSAANTISAVGRIEDHYKLYLTLVDNRLATAEQLGATVLTTRPAGLLRVADIGTVTLATKPQWTRVTADGREAVIFQVYQQPGGNTVQIAADVRAKLKGVTGQLPPDVKVANWYDQSQLIVAAEKSVRDAVAIGVLLAGAVLLLFLRNGKITLIAIVCVPASLAATVLLLKLLHGSFNIMTLGGMAAAVGLIIDDAIVMVEHVVRRLRGSTGPHHGRVWAAAAEFTEPLVASSLSTVIIFAPLAFLSGVTGAFFRALSLTMAASLVISFLLAWLAVPILADHFLTAKDAQQREGGALTTRVHRAYDRLMRRVLGRPALILLGIGPLLVAAWFGYRQVGSGFMPSMDEGGFILDYRAASGTSLTETDRLLSQVEAILQATPEVETYSRRTGLQLGGGLTEANEGDFFIRLKPPPRRDIDDVIDEVRTKVHATVPGLEIEMAELMEDLIGDLTAVPQPIEIKLYADDGALLQRTAPHVADAIGRIPGVVDVKDGIVLAGDALNITVDRDLAAREGMDPQAITTQLADLLGGAETTTKIEQGPKLVGIRVWIPTDERRTAEDIARLRLRAPDGHYFPAQRVAAISRVVGQPQISRDNLKRMLAVTARISGRDLGSTIRDVQAALRRPGTVPAGMYFALGGTYAQQRSAFTGLMLVFGAAVALVFLLLLFLYESFFTAGAMLVSTLLALSAVMIGLWLTHTELNISSMMGLTMIVGIATEVAIFYVSEFESLPADLPTADALVQAGVNRLRPITMTTFAAILALLPLALGLGAGSAMQQPLAIAIVSGLLLQMPVVLIVLPVLLSLRHPRPPTT; this is encoded by the coding sequence ATGCAAGCGCACCGCCGCGCGGTGCTATTTCTCCTCGCGATTCTCATTCTCGCCGGCGCCGGCGCCACGTGGACGCTGCCCGTATCGCTGTTTCCCCAAGTGGATTTTCCGCGCATTGTCGTCAGTCTCGATGCCGGTGACCGACCGGTGGAGCGGATGACGACCGAGGTGACGATTCCGATCGAAAACGCCGTGCGCTCGGTGCCCGGGCTGCGGAGCATCCGTTCGGCGTCGACGCGCGGCAGCGCGGAAGTTTCGATCAATTTCGATTGGGGCGCGGACATGATCTCGGCGCTGTTGCAGGTGGAATCCGCCGTCAACCGCACCCTTTCCTCGCTGCCGCCGGGCACGACCTTCGAGGCCCGCCGCATGGATCCGACCGTGTTTCCGTCGATCGCTTACAGCCTCACTTCATCCCGGCGTTCTCTCGTCGCGCTGCGCGATATCGCCTACTACCAGTTGCGGCCGTTGCTCTCGGCCGTCGACGGCGTGGCCCAGGTCGCCGTGCTGGGTGGAGCGGAAGCGGAGTATCGCGTGACGATCGATCCGGCGCAGCTTGAGGCGCACGGCCTGACCGTCGGCGACGTCGCCCGCGCGCTTTCCGCGGCCAACACCATCAGCGCCGTCGGGCGCATTGAGGATCATTACAAACTCTACCTCACGCTCGTGGACAACCGTCTCGCGACCGCCGAGCAACTAGGCGCCACCGTCCTCACCACCCGCCCGGCCGGCCTCCTGCGCGTCGCCGACATCGGAACGGTGACGCTCGCCACCAAGCCCCAGTGGACGCGCGTCACGGCGGACGGCCGGGAGGCTGTCATCTTTCAGGTTTACCAGCAGCCCGGCGGCAACACGGTGCAGATCGCCGCCGACGTCCGCGCCAAGTTGAAAGGCGTGACCGGCCAGCTTCCACCGGATGTGAAGGTCGCGAACTGGTATGACCAGAGCCAGTTGATCGTCGCCGCCGAAAAGAGCGTGCGCGATGCGGTCGCGATCGGCGTGTTGCTCGCCGGCGCCGTGCTGCTCCTCTTCCTGCGCAACGGCAAAATCACGCTCATCGCCATCGTATGCGTGCCCGCTTCGCTCGCGGCCACAGTGCTGCTGCTCAAGCTGCTGCACGGCAGCTTCAATATCATGACGCTCGGCGGCATGGCCGCGGCGGTCGGGCTCATCATCGACGATGCCATCGTCATGGTGGAGCATGTGGTGCGGCGGTTGCGCGGGAGCACCGGCCCCCATCACGGGCGCGTCTGGGCGGCCGCGGCGGAGTTTACCGAACCGCTCGTCGCCTCATCGCTGTCAACGGTGATCATCTTTGCGCCGCTGGCCTTTTTATCCGGCGTGACGGGCGCTTTCTTTCGCGCCCTGTCGCTGACGATGGCGGCCAGCCTTGTCATCTCCTTTTTGCTCGCATGGCTCGCCGTGCCCATTCTCGCCGACCATTTTCTCACGGCGAAGGATGCGCAGCAACGCGAAGGCGGCGCGCTTACCACGCGGGTGCACCGCGCCTACGACCGGCTGATGCGGCGGGTGCTCGGCCGCCCGGCGCTGATTCTGCTCGGCATCGGCCCGCTCCTGGTGGCGGCGTGGTTCGGCTACCGGCAGGTGGGCTCCGGGTTCATGCCGTCGATGGACGAGGGCGGCTTCATTCTCGATTACCGCGCCGCCTCCGGCACCTCGCTCACGGAGACCGACCGGCTGCTGAGCCAGGTTGAAGCCATCCTCCAAGCGACCCCCGAGGTGGAGACCTATTCGCGCCGCACCGGTTTGCAGTTGGGCGGCGGGCTGACCGAAGCGAACGAGGGCGATTTCTTCATCCGGCTCAAGCCGCCGCCCCGCCGCGACATCGACGATGTCATCGACGAAGTGCGCACCAAAGTGCACGCGACGGTGCCCGGCTTGGAAATTGAAATGGCAGAGCTGATGGAGGATCTGATCGGCGATCTCACCGCGGTGCCGCAGCCGATCGAGATCAAACTCTATGCGGACGACGGCGCCTTGCTCCAACGCACCGCGCCGCATGTCGCCGACGCCATCGGCCGCATCCCCGGTGTCGTGGACGTGAAGGATGGCATCGTGCTCGCGGGCGATGCCCTCAACATCACCGTCGACCGCGACTTGGCGGCTCGTGAAGGCATGGATCCGCAGGCGATCACGACCCAACTGGCGGACCTGCTCGGAGGAGCCGAGACGACCACCAAGATCGAACAAGGGCCCAAGCTGGTCGGCATCCGCGTCTGGATTCCCACCGACGAGCGCCGCACGGCCGAAGACATCGCGCGCCTGCGATTGCGCGCGCCGGATGGGCACTATTTTCCCGCGCAGCGTGTCGCCGCCATCTCCCGCGTGGTGGGCCAGCCCCAAATCAGCCGGGACAACCTGAAACGTATGCTGGCGGTGACGGCGCGAATCAGTGGTCGCGATCTCGGTTCGACGATTCGCGACGTGCAAGCCGCTCTGCGGCGCCCGGGCACCGTGCCCGCCGGAATGTATTTCGCCCTCGGCGGCACGTATGCGCAACAGCGCTCGGCCTTCACGGGGCTCATGCTCGTCTTTGGCGCGGCGGTCGCCCTCGTGTTCCTACTGCTGCTTTTCCTCTACGAGAGTTTCTTCACGGCTGGCGCCATGCTCGTGTCCACCCTCCTCGCGCTCTCGGCGGTGATGATCGGCCTCTGGCTCACACACACCGAATTGAACATCTCCTCGATGATGGGTCTGACGATGATCGTCGGCATCGCGACCGAGGTGGCGATTTTCTACGTGTCGGAATTCGAATCGCTACCCGCGGACCTTCCGACGGCGGACGCGCTCGTGCAAGCCGGCGTAAATCGCCTGCGGCCCATCACCATGACGACGTTTGCCGCCATCCTCGCACTCTTGCCGCTGGCCCTCGGTCTCGGCGCCGGCTCTGCGATGCAGCAGCCCCTCGCAATCGCGATCGTGTCCGGCCTGCTGTTGCAAATGCCCGTCGTCCTGATCGTCCTGCCTGTCCTGCTCTCGCTCCGCCACCCAAGGCCACCCACCACTTGA
- a CDS encoding efflux RND transporter periplasmic adaptor subunit encodes MKKFILLLLLAALVFGVWFWWRHRATPQPAPEPATTATVEVTPLALREIAQTVASFGLVTAAPSSERMAVATFDGVVRRVAVAPGTRVAAGDVLVELALTPDAQLALDSARSAADLAEKNRADTQQRYDLQLATRTELLTTQQAAQDAKLKVASLLARGAGGDGRVLAPVDGFVSKVDATTGAWVAAGTPLAAVTAGDGLEAQLGLEATDATRVAAGQKVTLTSATRPHTAATTTTVRTVGRVVDAVSGAIDARAPLPPGAPFLLGEHVRALIEVHREKALVAPRRALLPDGDREILFTVKDGKAVRHEVHAGVTAGDVVAVSGPDLQAGEPVVTLGNYELEDGMAVHVGPPAADGQTDNPSDAKAPQP; translated from the coding sequence ATGAAGAAATTTATTCTGCTCCTTCTTCTCGCCGCTCTGGTTTTCGGGGTCTGGTTTTGGTGGCGGCACCGCGCGACCCCGCAGCCCGCACCTGAACCCGCGACCACTGCGACCGTCGAAGTCACGCCTCTCGCGCTCCGGGAGATTGCGCAAACCGTCGCGTCTTTCGGCCTCGTGACCGCCGCGCCGTCGAGCGAACGCATGGCCGTCGCGACCTTCGACGGCGTAGTGCGCCGGGTTGCGGTCGCGCCGGGCACGCGAGTCGCCGCCGGCGACGTGCTCGTGGAACTCGCTCTGACACCCGACGCGCAACTCGCCCTGGACTCCGCCCGCAGCGCGGCGGATCTGGCGGAAAAAAACCGCGCTGACACCCAGCAGCGCTACGACCTGCAACTCGCGACGCGCACCGAACTTCTCACCACGCAGCAAGCCGCGCAGGACGCGAAGCTGAAAGTCGCCAGCCTCCTGGCGCGCGGCGCCGGCGGCGATGGCCGCGTGCTCGCTCCGGTGGACGGCTTCGTGAGCAAGGTCGACGCAACGACCGGCGCATGGGTGGCCGCCGGCACGCCGCTCGCCGCCGTGACCGCGGGCGATGGCTTGGAAGCGCAACTCGGCCTCGAAGCGACCGACGCCACCCGTGTGGCGGCCGGCCAAAAGGTGACGCTCACTTCCGCCACCCGTCCCCACACCGCTGCTACAACCACCACCGTGCGAACCGTCGGCCGCGTCGTTGATGCGGTGTCCGGCGCGATCGACGCCCGCGCGCCCTTGCCGCCGGGCGCGCCGTTTCTACTCGGCGAACACGTGCGGGCCTTGATCGAAGTGCATCGCGAAAAAGCTCTCGTGGCGCCGCGCCGCGCGTTGTTGCCGGATGGTGATCGCGAGATTTTGTTCACCGTGAAAGACGGCAAGGCCGTCCGCCACGAGGTGCACGCCGGAGTGACGGCGGGCGATGTCGTCGCGGTGAGCGGTCCGGATTTGCAGGCCGGCGAACCCGTCGTGACCCTCGGTAACTACGAACTCGAAGACGGTATGGCGGTGCACGTCGGGCCGCCCGCGGCCGACGGTCAAACGGACAACCCCTCCGACGCGAAGGCGCCGCAACCGTGA
- a CDS encoding TolC family protein: MKVAAANLQHPLIRPVVIDARDGFSPDEIAVMVVITSPALRALRAQRGVARAQLLQAGLLPNPQLSASFDRVDARGDPTLVNGDSLGVSWDVTALLAHGDVKAAARATADALDLSIAWQEWQASQEARMRAFRLWSLEQRLPWARDVESDRAEALEETRRAVQQRLSPAPDLTPANDAWRRAQADRLALEQQILVDRSALNLALGQPVDEPLQLHLDDGFPALPENALAQALDGLPTRRLDLAALKLGYASQEATLRAAVKAQFPRLDVSLSRARDTSDVHTHSIGVTLDLPLFDRGQGQIAVARATRQQLFEEYVARVAEARSEVGQIIAQITATRAELGAIDATLPALEQLAASFARALAGHSVTPAAYRDARDTLATRRIEQSQLQQSLLELEVGLETVTGQPLLNRRVAAASP, from the coding sequence GTGAAAGTCGCCGCGGCAAACCTGCAACACCCTCTTATCCGCCCCGTGGTCATCGACGCGCGGGATGGATTTTCGCCCGACGAAATCGCCGTGATGGTCGTCATCACCAGTCCGGCATTACGCGCGCTCCGCGCCCAGCGGGGCGTCGCCCGCGCGCAACTCCTCCAAGCCGGCCTCCTGCCAAATCCGCAACTCAGCGCCTCGTTTGATCGCGTCGATGCCCGCGGCGATCCCACGCTCGTGAACGGCGACAGCCTCGGCGTGAGCTGGGATGTCACGGCGCTGCTGGCGCACGGCGACGTGAAGGCGGCCGCTCGCGCCACCGCCGATGCACTCGACCTGTCAATCGCGTGGCAGGAATGGCAGGCCTCGCAGGAAGCGCGCATGCGCGCTTTTCGTCTGTGGTCGCTGGAGCAACGGTTGCCGTGGGCGCGTGACGTCGAGTCCGATCGCGCGGAAGCGCTGGAGGAAACCCGGCGCGCCGTGCAACAACGCTTGAGCCCGGCACCCGACCTCACGCCGGCAAACGACGCCTGGCGCCGCGCGCAAGCCGACCGCCTCGCGCTCGAGCAGCAGATTCTCGTCGACCGTTCCGCGCTTAACCTCGCCCTCGGCCAGCCCGTCGATGAACCACTTCAACTCCACCTCGACGACGGATTTCCTGCGCTCCCGGAAAATGCGCTCGCCCAGGCGCTGGACGGTTTGCCCACGCGCCGCCTCGACCTCGCCGCGCTCAAGCTCGGCTACGCCAGCCAGGAAGCGACGCTGCGCGCCGCCGTAAAGGCCCAATTCCCCCGGCTCGATGTCAGCCTCTCCCGCGCTCGCGACACCAGCGACGTCCACACCCACAGCATCGGTGTCACGCTCGACCTGCCGCTCTTCGACCGGGGTCAGGGCCAGATCGCCGTGGCCCGTGCCACCCGCCAGCAACTCTTCGAGGAATACGTCGCCCGCGTTGCCGAGGCGCGCTCGGAAGTCGGTCAAATCATCGCCCAGATCACGGCCACACGCGCCGAACTCGGCGCCATTGATGCGACCCTGCCGGCATTGGAGCAACTCGCCGCCTCCTTCGCCCGGGCGCTGGCCGGACATAGCGTGACACCCGCCGCGTATCGGGACGCACGCGACACGCTCGCGACGCGGCGCATCGAACAAAGCCAGCTGCAGCAATCACTCCTCGAACTCGAGGTCGGACTCGAAACCGTCACCGGCCAGCCGCTCCTTAACCGCCGCGTCGCGGCCGCATCGCCATGA
- a CDS encoding PepSY domain-containing protein — protein MSTYSIPHQPRFLFFVASLAALMLVTSRASAEKADAGKPVAGTIQVTDSPRRVDLPARAKISFERALTAALAAAPGHVIKGELEVEDGCLMYSFEVVTPQHTVVEVEIDAGNGAVLDIDRD, from the coding sequence ATGTCAACCTACTCTATTCCGCATCAGCCACGCTTTCTCTTCTTTGTCGCCAGCCTCGCCGCTCTGATGCTGGTGACCTCGCGGGCGTCCGCGGAAAAAGCGGACGCCGGTAAACCCGTCGCCGGCACGATTCAGGTAACGGACTCGCCCCGCCGGGTTGACTTGCCCGCCCGGGCGAAAATCTCCTTCGAACGCGCACTCACCGCCGCGCTCGCCGCCGCTCCCGGACACGTCATCAAAGGCGAACTCGAAGTCGAAGACGGATGCCTGATGTATTCGTTCGAAGTGGTTACGCCGCAACACACCGTCGTCGAAGTGGAAATCGATGCGGGCAACGGAGCCGTGCTCGATATCGACCGCGACTGA
- a CDS encoding YncE family protein, producing the protein MNALSRVLLIASFSLVPMAAAHAADVYRFTHEIPIGGEGGWDYLSVEPASHRLFVSHASRVVVIDTRKDAIVGEIADTPGVHGVAPAPELGLGFVSNGRADNVSIVELATLKTVGHVATGKNPDAILYEPERREVYAFNGHGQSVTVFAAAGGKVVATIPLGGKPEFAQADGGRVFVNLEDKNEVAVIATATHAVIARWPIAPDEEASGMAIDHEHHRLFLGCGNARLLVLDSTDGRVVASLPAGAGIDAAAFDPGTQLAFVSNGHDGTVTVVHEDSPERFAVVQTLPTQRSARTLAVDPVSHKLYLAAALFHPAEAGRRPAMIAGSMKVLVYSLVPAR; encoded by the coding sequence ATGAATGCCTTATCCCGTGTTTTGCTGATCGCGAGTTTCTCGCTCGTCCCGATGGCGGCGGCCCACGCCGCCGATGTTTATCGTTTCACGCATGAAATTCCCATCGGCGGCGAAGGGGGATGGGACTATTTGTCGGTGGAGCCGGCATCGCACCGACTGTTTGTGAGTCATGCGTCCAGAGTGGTGGTCATCGACACGCGGAAGGACGCGATCGTCGGCGAGATCGCGGACACGCCAGGCGTCCACGGCGTGGCGCCCGCACCGGAGTTGGGGCTGGGCTTCGTCAGCAATGGACGGGCCGACAATGTCAGCATCGTGGAACTCGCGACGTTAAAAACAGTGGGTCATGTCGCGACGGGAAAGAATCCCGACGCGATCCTCTACGAGCCGGAGCGCCGCGAAGTCTATGCTTTCAACGGTCATGGCCAGTCGGTGACGGTGTTTGCCGCGGCGGGCGGCAAGGTGGTGGCAACTATTCCGCTCGGAGGGAAACCAGAGTTCGCGCAGGCCGACGGGGGGCGTGTCTTCGTCAACCTCGAAGACAAAAACGAAGTGGCCGTGATTGCGACCGCGACGCACGCAGTCATCGCTCGCTGGCCGATCGCGCCCGACGAGGAGGCCAGCGGGATGGCCATCGACCACGAACATCACCGCTTGTTTTTGGGTTGCGGGAATGCCCGGCTGCTTGTGCTCGACAGCACTGACGGTCGCGTGGTGGCGAGCCTGCCCGCTGGGGCCGGCATCGACGCCGCGGCATTCGATCCGGGAACGCAGCTCGCGTTTGTCTCCAATGGGCACGACGGCACGGTGACGGTGGTGCATGAAGATTCCCCGGAGCGGTTTGCGGTGGTCCAGACTCTCCCCACGCAACGCAGCGCCCGCACGCTCGCGGTCGATCCGGTATCGCATAAACTCTATCTGGCCGCCGCGCTGTTTCACCCGGCGGAGGCGGGTCGGCGCCCGGCGATGATCGCAGGAAGCATGAAGGTGCTGGTCTACAGCCTGGTTCCGGCGCGGTGA
- a CDS encoding response regulator transcription factor, whose product MRLLIVEDSSRLQRTLAMAFRRSGYAVDVAGDGEEGLWLAELNDYDAIVLDLMLPKRDGIDVLRTLRTRGRTTHILLLTARDTVADRVAGLADGADDYLVKPFALEELLARVQALCRRAYGSKQPHLVVGDLEVDFAQRQARRGGLELDLTAREYQLLEYLARRGGEVVTRAEIEAHIYDGQVDPMSNVVDSAICGLRKKIAFSPAAAPLIHTRRGLGYVLSARSDAA is encoded by the coding sequence ATGCGACTCCTGATCGTCGAAGATTCGTCCCGCCTGCAGCGGACGCTGGCCATGGCGTTCCGTCGTTCAGGCTACGCGGTGGATGTCGCCGGCGATGGTGAGGAAGGGTTGTGGCTGGCGGAGTTGAATGACTACGATGCAATCGTGCTCGACTTGATGCTGCCGAAGCGGGACGGCATCGATGTGCTCCGCACGCTGCGCACCCGCGGCCGGACGACGCACATCCTCCTGCTGACGGCGCGCGATACCGTGGCCGACCGCGTCGCGGGTTTGGCCGATGGCGCGGACGATTACCTGGTAAAACCGTTTGCGCTGGAGGAGCTGCTCGCACGGGTGCAGGCGCTGTGCCGGCGGGCCTACGGTTCGAAGCAGCCGCACTTGGTGGTGGGGGATCTCGAAGTCGATTTCGCCCAACGTCAGGCCCGGCGTGGCGGGCTAGAACTCGACCTCACGGCTCGGGAATACCAGTTGCTCGAGTATCTGGCGCGGCGCGGAGGAGAGGTTGTTACCCGTGCGGAAATAGAAGCGCACATCTACGACGGCCAGGTGGACCCGATGAGCAACGTCGTCGATTCCGCGATTTGCGGGCTGCGCAAAAAAATCGCGTTCAGTCCCGCCGCGGCGCCGCTCATCCACACCCGGCGCGGGCTCGGCTATGTGCTGAGCGCGCGGTCCGACGCCGCTTAG